A window of the Electrophorus electricus isolate fEleEle1 chromosome 11, fEleEle1.pri, whole genome shotgun sequence genome harbors these coding sequences:
- the LOC113572752 gene encoding zinc finger protein 135 has product MEDTETELTSSEPDALGADFITVELDTQPIEYVVKWAEVGSKFTISCVKKESDENNCFVSDQLVKTEPEERFFAPYESVYPGCGDAETSLIASQEEEVKSDSDVEESMELGSSQLVGEEQEEEEGSEGDWEKGGSHSRDRPYCCHLCGKSYSHSSSLARHLHMHSAGDRVAPAPSPPKSSNKSGDGKKFLQCNLCGVRCNGKRLLAIHKKCHKTKRLHTCSTCGKTFNHSSSLSRHRLIHKAGLDKKLKVLYPTATPPATHAAPPRSRPAGRGKKKKKKPPQVSEGKLALGEKQYQCTQCDMVFGTSTSLSKHQVSHVRQLLNSYAQGKDALDKSSDLKIRLKLCSRDKPNCYTLCKKSKRGKGSKKRPAVAAGDGRRFGAGGPAGHEPSHGGERRYACNVCKKAFVRLSNLKQHQQTHASGKLYECQHCGKTFVHSSSFSRHKKVHAGPKADPRQRKRGRVIDESAPLESESE; this is encoded by the coding sequence ATGGAGGACACAGAAACTGAGCTGACTTCTTCGGAGCCGGACGCACTCGGTGCGGACTTCATCACCGTGGAGCTTGACACCCAACCCATTGAGTATGTTGTTAAATGGGCTGAGGTTGGGTCCAAATTCACCATATCCTGCGTTAAAAAGGAATCGGATGAGAACAATTGCTTCGTGTCGGACCAGCTGGTGAAAACTGAGCCGGAAGAAAGGTTCTTTGCGCCGTACGAGTCCGTGTACCCCGGGTGTGGGGATGCAGAGACCAGCCTGATTGCCTcacaggaagaggaggtgaaGAGCGATTCAGATGTGGAGGAGTCCATGGAGCTGGGGAGCAGCCAGCTGGTTGGGGAGGAgcaagaagaggaggagggctCAGAAGGAGACTGGGAGAAAGGGGGCTCTCACTCCAGAGACAGGCCATACTGCTGCCACCTGTGTGGCAAGAGCTACAGCCATTCGTCCAGCCTGGCCCGCCACCTACACATGCACTCGGCGGGCGACCGTGTggcccccgccccctccccacctAAATCGAGCAACAAGTCGGGCGATGGCAAGAAGTTCCTCCAGTGCAACCTGTGTGGGGTGCGGTGCAATGGCAAGCGGCTGCTGGCCATACACAAGAAATGCCACAAAACCAAGAGACTGCACACGTGCAGCACATGCGGCAAGACTTTCAACCACAGCTCCAGCCTGTCTCGGCATCGGCTGATCCACAAAGCAGGCCTGGACAAAAAGCTCAAGGTGCTGTATCCGACAGCGACACCCCCTGCCACCCACGCCGCTCCCCCGCGCAGCCGCCCGGCTGGCCGcggcaagaagaagaagaagaagcctcCGCAGGTGTCTGAGGGCAAGTTGGCGTTGGGCGAGAAGCAGTACCAATGCACGCAGTGCGACATGGTGTTCggcacctccaccagcctgtcCAAGCACCAGGTGTCTCACGTGCGGCAGCTGCTCAACTCGTACGCGCAGGGCAAGGACGCGCTGGACAAGTCGTCCGACCTGAAGATCCGACTGAAGCTCTGTTCGCGGGATAAGCCCAACTGCTACACGCTCTGCAAGAAGAGCAAGCGCGGCAAAGGCAGCAAGAAGCGGCCGGCGGTGGCGGCTGGCGACGGCCGGCGTTTTGGCGCCGGCGGCCCCGCTGGGCACGAGCCGTCGCATGGCGGCGAGAGGCGCTACGCGTGCAACGTGTGCAAGAAGGCCTTCGTGCGCCTGTCCAACCTGAAGCAGCACCAGCAAACGCACGCCTCAGGCAAGCTGTACGAGTGCCAGCACTGCGGCAAGACGTTTGTGCACTCGTCCAGCTTCTCACGCCACAAGAAGGTGCACGCAGGCCCGAAGGCCGACCCCAGGCAGCGCAAGCGGGGCAGAGTGATCGACGAGAGCGCCCCGCTCGAGTCTGAGTCTGAGTGA
- the timm23b gene encoding mitochondrial import inner membrane translocase subunit Tim23 produces MDKDPAGSSPSVGSRGGGGLGGLFRPASPGYSSSELAGVPLTGMSPLSPYLNVDPRYLTQDVDEFILPTGASKTRGRFELAFFTIGACCMTGALFGAFNGIRMGLSETKHMAWSKPRNVQMLNLVTRQGATWANTLGSLALLYSVFGIIIEKTRGAEDDLNTVAAGTMTGVLYKSPGGIRGAVRGGVLGLALSGLYAVYNNWDHLKGTSPTRY; encoded by the exons ATGGATAAGGACCCTGCTGGATCGTCACCTAGCGTCGGGTCCAGGGGCGGAGGAGGTCTGGGCGGCTTATTCAGACCAGCAAGTCCGGGTTATTCCAGTTCAGAGCTGGCTGGTGTGCCGT TGACAGGAATGAGCCCCCTCTCGCCATATTTAAATGTCGACCCCAGGTATCTTACCCAG GATGTGGATGAATTCATTTTGCCAACTGGTGCCAGCAAGACCAGAGGTCGCTTTGAGCTGGCTTTCTTCACAATTGGAGCATGCTGTATGACAG GTGCACTTTTTGGAGCCTTCAATGGGATTAGAATGGGACTGTCTGAAACCAAGCATATGGCCTGGTCTAAACCTCGAAATGTACA AATGCTGAACCTGGTGACCCGGCAGGGTGCGACTTGGGCGAACACTCTGGGTTCACTGG CTCTGTTGTACAGTGTGTTTGGGATAATCATAGAGAAGACCAGGGGAGCAGAGGATGACCTCAACACTGTTGCGGCTGGGACAATGACCGGCGTCCTCTACAAATCCCCAG gggGCATCCGTGGAGCAGTCCGAGGAGGTGTACTTGGACTAGCACTTTCAGGACTTTATGCCGTGTATAATAACTGGGACCACCTGAAAGGCACTTCCCCCACTCGCTACTGA